One segment of Dolichospermum sp. DET69 DNA contains the following:
- a CDS encoding NAD(P)/FAD-dependent oxidoreductase, with protein sequence MVVPSEKNAPHEVVIIGGGFGGLYAAKALGKTNVNVTLIDKRNFHLFQPLLYQVATGTLSPSDISAPLRSVFSKSKNTKVLLGEVKNIDPKAQQVILGDEIIPYDTLIVATGAKHSYFGKDNWKEFAPGLKTVEDALEMRRRIFSAFESAEKETDPEKRRAFLTFVIVGGGPTGVELSGAIAELAYQTLKEDFRNIDTSEAKIILLQGGDHILPHIAPELSKVAIESLQKLGVVIHTQTRVTNIENDIVTFKQNNELTEIPSKTILWAAGVQGSALGKILAERTDVECDFSARVIVEPDLSIKGYKNIFVIGDLANFSHQNDKPLPGVAPVAKQQGEYVGKLIKRRLKGHTLPDFRYTDVGSLAMIGQNLAVVDLGFIKLTGFLAWIFWLIIHIYFLIEFDTKLLVVIQWAWNYTTRNRRSRLITGKAVRPKSVNNSSHSPTTEKKQPAKL encoded by the coding sequence TAATTTTCACCTATTTCAGCCACTTTTATATCAAGTTGCCACAGGTACGTTATCACCTTCTGATATTTCCGCACCATTGCGATCTGTATTCAGCAAAAGCAAAAATACAAAAGTGTTGTTGGGAGAAGTAAAGAATATTGATCCCAAGGCACAACAAGTTATTTTGGGTGATGAAATAATACCTTATGATACCTTAATTGTGGCCACAGGTGCGAAGCATTCCTATTTTGGTAAGGATAACTGGAAAGAATTTGCTCCTGGTTTAAAAACTGTGGAAGATGCTCTAGAAATGCGTCGGCGGATATTTTCGGCATTTGAATCCGCAGAAAAGGAAACTGATCCTGAAAAACGCCGGGCTTTCTTAACTTTTGTGATTGTGGGGGGAGGTCCGACTGGTGTAGAATTATCAGGAGCGATCGCTGAATTAGCATACCAAACTCTCAAAGAAGATTTCCGCAACATCGACACTTCAGAAGCGAAAATTATCCTATTGCAAGGGGGCGATCACATTCTCCCACACATTGCCCCAGAATTATCGAAAGTAGCAATAGAATCTTTACAAAAATTGGGTGTGGTTATTCACACTCAAACCAGAGTCACAAATATTGAAAATGACATCGTTACTTTCAAGCAAAACAATGAATTGACAGAAATTCCCTCAAAAACTATCTTGTGGGCAGCAGGTGTGCAAGGTTCGGCTTTGGGGAAAATTCTCGCAGAACGGACAGACGTAGAATGTGATTTCTCTGCCAGAGTAATTGTAGAACCTGACTTGAGTATCAAGGGTTATAAAAACATTTTCGTAATTGGAGATCTAGCCAATTTCTCCCATCAAAATGACAAACCCTTACCTGGTGTTGCACCTGTCGCCAAACAACAAGGAGAGTATGTAGGTAAACTCATTAAACGACGGCTTAAAGGTCATACTTTGCCAGACTTTCGTTATACCGACGTGGGTAGTTTGGCGATGATTGGGCAAAATTTAGCTGTTGTAGATTTAGGTTTTATTAAACTTACAGGTTTCCTAGCTTGGATATTTTGGTTAATAATTCATATCTACTTCTTAATTGAGTTTGACACTAAATTATTAGTAGTAATTCAATGGGCGTGGAATTATACTACTCGTAATCGTCGTTCTCGATTGATTACAGGTAAAGCTGTTAGACCAAAAAGTGTTAACAATAGCAGTCATTCCCCAACTACAGAAAAGAAGCAGCCAGCCAAACTCTAA